In the genome of Danio rerio strain Tuebingen ecotype United States chromosome 23, GRCz12tu, whole genome shotgun sequence, one region contains:
- the sike1 gene encoding suppressor of IKBKE 1 isoform X2 encodes MSCSLEKVLGDARTLLERLKEHDTAAESLIEQSSVLGQKIHSMKEYMEENTEYQELSRYKPHVLLSQENTQIKELQQENRELWLSLEEHQYALELIMGRYRKQMLQMMMEKKELDTKPVLSLHQNHAKEVQSQLGRICEMGQVMRQAVQMDDQHYCSVKERLAQLEIENKELRGLLSISSVKQHREEKNPPETTSETVEKQES; translated from the exons ATGTCATGTTCGCTGGAGAAGGTTTTGGGCGATGCGCGGACGCTTCTGGAGCGGCTCAAAGAGCACGACACCGCGGCTGAGAGCCTCATCGAGCAGTCCAGCGTCCTCGGACAGAAGATCCACAGCATGAAGGAG TACATGGAGGAGAACACCGAGTATCAAGAGCTGTCCAGATACAAGCCTCACGTCCTGCTGAGCCAGGAGAACACCCAAATCAAAGAGCTCCAGCAGGAGAACAGAG AGCTCTGGCTCTCTCTGGAGGAGCACCAGTACGCCTTGGAGCTGATCATGGGCCGATACCGCAAGCAGATGCTGCAGATGATGATGGAGAAGAAAGAGCTGGACACCAAACCTGTGCTCAGTCTTCACCAGAATCATGCCAAG GAGGTTCAAAGCCAGTTGGGACGGATCTGTGAAATGGGTCAAGTAATGCGTCAAGCCGTACAGATGGATGACCAGCACTATTGCTCTGTGAAAGAGCGACTGGCACAGCTTGAG ATTGAAAACAAGGAGCTCCGGGGTCTGCTGTCCATCAGCTCTGTGAAGCAGCACAGAGAGGAGAAAAACCCACCGGAGACGACATCTGAGACTGTGGAGAAACAGGAGTCCTAA
- the micos10 gene encoding MICOS complex subunit MIC10: MSEKELGQKWDRCLADCAIKVGTGLGLGIVFSVVFFKRRTSPIALGTGIGLGMAYSNCQNDLRSHYQLHRSAAKEQ, from the exons ATGTCTGAGAAAGAGCTCGGCCAGAAATGGGATCGTTGTCTCGCAGACTGCGCTATTAAAGTCG GTACTGGTCTGGGTCTAGGAATTGTGTTCTCTGTTGTATTCTTCAAGC GCCGGACGTCGCCTATTGCGCTTGGGACAGGGATAGGGCTTGGCATGGCTTATTCCAACTGCCAGAATGACTTGAGATCACATTATCAGCTGCACAGAAGCGCTGCTAAG GAGCAGTGA
- the sike1 gene encoding suppressor of IKBKE 1 isoform X1, whose protein sequence is MSCSLEKVLGDARTLLERLKEHDTAAESLIEQSSVLGQKIHSMKEVGNTLPDKYMEENTEYQELSRYKPHVLLSQENTQIKELQQENRELWLSLEEHQYALELIMGRYRKQMLQMMMEKKELDTKPVLSLHQNHAKEVQSQLGRICEMGQVMRQAVQMDDQHYCSVKERLAQLEIENKELRGLLSISSVKQHREEKNPPETTSETVEKQES, encoded by the exons ATGTCATGTTCGCTGGAGAAGGTTTTGGGCGATGCGCGGACGCTTCTGGAGCGGCTCAAAGAGCACGACACCGCGGCTGAGAGCCTCATCGAGCAGTCCAGCGTCCTCGGACAGAAGATCCACAGCATGAAGGAGGTCGGAAACACTCTCCCTGACAAG TACATGGAGGAGAACACCGAGTATCAAGAGCTGTCCAGATACAAGCCTCACGTCCTGCTGAGCCAGGAGAACACCCAAATCAAAGAGCTCCAGCAGGAGAACAGAG AGCTCTGGCTCTCTCTGGAGGAGCACCAGTACGCCTTGGAGCTGATCATGGGCCGATACCGCAAGCAGATGCTGCAGATGATGATGGAGAAGAAAGAGCTGGACACCAAACCTGTGCTCAGTCTTCACCAGAATCATGCCAAG GAGGTTCAAAGCCAGTTGGGACGGATCTGTGAAATGGGTCAAGTAATGCGTCAAGCCGTACAGATGGATGACCAGCACTATTGCTCTGTGAAAGAGCGACTGGCACAGCTTGAG ATTGAAAACAAGGAGCTCCGGGGTCTGCTGTCCATCAGCTCTGTGAAGCAGCACAGAGAGGAGAAAAACCCACCGGAGACGACATCTGAGACTGTGGAGAAACAGGAGTCCTAA